The following coding sequences lie in one Tichowtungia aerotolerans genomic window:
- the lpxK gene encoding tetraacyldisaccharide 4'-kinase has product MTEKPNERLEQRLLKVISKEVRGKRVSCLRGFLRGLSCIFYVLVQLRLWLHKHRIIRAKTLGCQVISVGNVTVGGTGKTPIVETFSRSLQQKGRKVAILSRGYKSRKTPFWDKVLKKNERLPRVVSDGERLLLNSELAGDEPYMLASNLPEVAVVVDKDRVKAGKYAIRKLGCDTLVLDDGFQYLKLQNRLDIVLVDYTNPFGYGNVLPRGLLREPARNIKRAGFIFITKCPPEGAPELKAKLREMNPHAEISECRHTSKYLQNVYTREQLPLEALNGRKVSAVSGIAVPESFENGLRRLGAEIVHSAQYADHHRYSQQEIIETINQAAESGAEMILTTEKDAVRFPRIERCDLPVIYLRVEIEMLSGSDAFNDWIDRICFR; this is encoded by the coding sequence ATGACTGAAAAACCCAACGAACGGCTGGAACAGCGGCTGTTAAAGGTGATTTCAAAGGAGGTGCGGGGAAAGCGCGTGTCCTGTCTGCGCGGGTTTCTGCGCGGATTGTCCTGCATTTTTTATGTTCTGGTGCAGTTGCGTCTGTGGCTGCATAAGCATCGGATCATTCGCGCGAAAACGCTTGGCTGTCAGGTCATTAGCGTGGGTAATGTGACGGTGGGTGGAACGGGAAAAACCCCGATTGTGGAGACGTTTTCCCGGTCTTTGCAGCAGAAGGGGCGTAAAGTCGCGATTCTCAGTCGGGGTTATAAAAGTCGCAAAACGCCGTTTTGGGATAAAGTGCTGAAAAAAAATGAGCGCCTGCCGCGTGTGGTGTCGGATGGGGAGCGCCTGCTGCTCAATTCGGAACTGGCGGGGGATGAGCCGTATATGCTGGCGTCCAATCTGCCCGAAGTTGCGGTTGTGGTGGATAAAGACCGGGTAAAAGCCGGTAAGTATGCGATTCGCAAACTGGGCTGTGATACTCTGGTGCTGGACGACGGGTTTCAGTATCTGAAGCTCCAGAACCGTTTGGATATTGTTCTGGTGGATTACACCAATCCGTTTGGATACGGCAATGTTCTGCCGCGCGGGCTGCTGCGCGAGCCGGCTCGCAATATTAAGCGCGCCGGGTTTATTTTCATTACGAAGTGTCCTCCGGAAGGCGCTCCGGAGCTGAAAGCAAAGCTTCGTGAGATGAATCCTCATGCGGAGATTTCTGAGTGTCGGCATACATCTAAATATCTGCAGAATGTGTACACCCGGGAGCAGCTTCCGCTTGAGGCGCTGAACGGTCGTAAAGTATCTGCTGTTTCCGGGATTGCTGTTCCGGAAAGTTTTGAAAACGGATTGCGCCGGCTGGGTGCGGAGATCGTACACAGCGCCCAGTATGCGGACCATCATCGCTACAGCCAGCAGGAGATTATTGAAACCATTAATCAGGCTGCTGAGTCCGGGGCGGAAATGATCCTGACGACGGAGAAGGATGCCGTGCGTTTTCCCCGCATTGAGCGGTGTGATCTGCCGGTGATCTATTTGCGTGTGGAAATTGAAATGCTTTCCGGTTCCGATGCCTTTAACGACTGGATTGATCGGATTTGTTTTAGGTAG
- a CDS encoding MBL fold metallo-hydrolase: MSIKLCVLASGSSGNSIFIGTESTRILIDAGLSAKKVTERLAEIGENPENLDAICVTHEHSDHIAGIRVLQRKHGIPVYANGGTLDGIRAAHKGTHELICCQFTTGSSFEIGDLCLEPFSIPHDAYEPVGFVVRNGVGSIGVATDIGIATNLLRQKLRACDVVVIEANHEESMVHEAPRPWSLKQRILSNQGHLSNRASAELIAQIAGERLKHLFLAHLSSDCNSPSLARRVFETVLAEAGHDHVTVCLTGAHQISELLELKDD; encoded by the coding sequence ATGAGCATTAAACTTTGTGTACTCGCGAGCGGAAGCAGCGGAAACAGCATATTTATCGGAACGGAGAGCACCCGGATCTTAATTGATGCGGGACTGTCGGCAAAGAAAGTCACGGAACGGCTGGCGGAAATCGGCGAAAACCCGGAGAATCTGGATGCGATCTGTGTGACCCATGAACACAGCGACCATATTGCCGGCATTCGGGTGCTTCAGCGGAAGCACGGAATTCCGGTGTATGCCAACGGCGGCACGCTCGATGGGATCCGGGCGGCACATAAAGGAACGCACGAGTTGATCTGCTGCCAGTTTACCACCGGTTCCTCTTTTGAAATCGGCGATTTGTGCCTGGAGCCGTTTTCGATTCCGCACGATGCGTATGAGCCGGTAGGGTTTGTGGTTCGCAACGGGGTCGGAAGCATCGGCGTTGCTACGGATATCGGCATTGCGACCAATTTGCTGCGGCAGAAGCTTCGCGCTTGTGATGTGGTGGTGATAGAAGCGAATCACGAAGAGTCGATGGTGCACGAGGCTCCGCGCCCATGGAGTTTGAAACAGCGGATTTTGAGCAATCAGGGGCATCTTTCCAACCGGGCGTCGGCTGAGCTGATTGCGCAGATTGCAGGAGAAAGGCTTAAACATCTTTTTCTTGCGCACTTGAGCTCAGACTGCAACAGTCCGTCTCTTGCGCGCCGGGTGTTTGAGACGGTTCTTGCTGAGGCTGGACACGATCATGTGACCGTGTGCCTGACCGGAGCGCATCAGATTAGCGAATTACTGGAATTGAAGGATGACTGA
- the rpoN gene encoding RNA polymerase factor sigma-54 gives MPAQSLGLVQQQRMEQSLTPQMLQSLKILQAPILDLQLMVRTEMDQNPTLEREAPEVEESVDFDEAAREELREERELGELTELAEWDREFRNNREVRSSNDEERHQFMMDSISGSASLQEHLLEQLSLAGLSDRERGIAEVLIGSIDDDGYLQLDLDGIIGVTPEFPEELFERIIAIIQGFDPIGVGARSLKECLLIQLRHEGRSDSQEASLVENHLDKLGAHQYEQIASAMRLPLEKINELARSIAKLDPKPGRNFTAEQTEYVIPEISVEKQNGKWIVIQNKSPYPRLFISPRYLQLLKDKTTATETRKYIREKIAKSKFFIRSIDQRQDTIYRIACEIVNVQEEFLEKGISGLKPLTMKQVAEILEVHETTISRACNGKYMSTPRGVFEFKYFFTTGVAQADGTIISNAAIKSALADIVRNENKKKPLSDQKIGDALAEQGIHIARRTVAKYREQLKILPARLRRQT, from the coding sequence ATGCCAGCACAGTCTTTAGGTTTAGTACAGCAGCAGCGGATGGAGCAGTCGCTCACGCCGCAGATGCTGCAGTCGTTAAAAATTCTCCAGGCCCCGATCCTCGACCTTCAGCTGATGGTCCGGACGGAAATGGACCAGAACCCCACTTTGGAACGGGAAGCGCCGGAAGTCGAGGAAAGCGTCGACTTTGATGAAGCCGCCCGAGAAGAACTCCGCGAAGAACGCGAACTCGGCGAACTCACCGAACTTGCCGAGTGGGACCGGGAATTCCGCAACAACCGCGAAGTACGCTCCAGCAACGACGAGGAACGCCATCAGTTTATGATGGACTCCATCTCCGGCTCGGCCTCCCTGCAGGAACATCTGCTTGAACAGCTTTCTCTGGCCGGGCTCAGCGACCGCGAGCGCGGCATCGCCGAAGTCCTGATTGGGTCCATCGACGACGACGGCTACCTCCAGCTCGACCTCGATGGGATCATCGGTGTCACTCCGGAATTCCCGGAGGAACTCTTTGAGCGGATCATTGCCATCATTCAGGGATTCGATCCGATCGGCGTCGGTGCCCGATCACTCAAAGAATGTCTGCTGATACAGCTGCGCCATGAGGGTCGTAGCGACTCGCAGGAGGCCTCGTTGGTGGAAAACCACCTCGACAAACTCGGCGCCCATCAGTATGAGCAGATTGCCTCGGCCATGCGTCTGCCTCTTGAAAAAATCAACGAACTGGCACGTTCTATTGCAAAACTGGATCCCAAACCCGGCCGCAACTTCACCGCGGAGCAGACCGAATACGTCATTCCCGAAATCTCTGTAGAGAAACAGAACGGGAAATGGATCGTCATCCAGAACAAGTCCCCGTATCCGAGACTGTTCATCAGCCCGCGCTACCTGCAGTTGCTCAAAGACAAGACCACCGCGACAGAAACCCGCAAATACATCCGCGAAAAAATCGCCAAAAGCAAATTTTTCATCCGCAGTATCGACCAGCGACAGGACACCATCTACCGTATCGCCTGCGAAATCGTCAATGTTCAGGAAGAGTTTCTCGAAAAAGGAATCAGCGGGCTCAAACCGCTCACCATGAAGCAGGTGGCCGAGATTCTGGAGGTGCACGAAACAACCATCAGCCGAGCCTGCAACGGAAAATATATGTCCACCCCGCGCGGCGTTTTCGAATTTAAATATTTCTTCACTACCGGTGTAGCCCAGGCCGACGGAACCATCATCTCCAACGCTGCCATCAAAAGTGCTCTGGCCGACATCGTCCGCAACGAAAACAAAAAGAAACCGCTGTCCGACCAGAAAATCGGTGACGCACTCGCCGAACAGGGTATCCATATCGCCCGGCGCACCGTCGCCAAGTATCGCGAACAACTCAAAATCCTCCCGGCGCGCCTGCGCCGCCAGACCTGA
- a CDS encoding 3'-5' exonuclease, producing the protein MTTPLKKLHITKSEINGLPMRQYQGPIDLISTAEDTKRAAEELQKETLLGFDTETRPAFRRGESYQPSLLQLATAEKAYLFQLQQTGLTAEIRSILSNERIVKAGVSIRDDLKELRKLSEFAPASFIELAHSAKKAGIKNLGLRGMGALLLGFRISKKEQVSNWARRELSPSQITYAATDAWLGREIYLHLDRHGLILQPCEEPF; encoded by the coding sequence ATGACAACGCCTCTGAAAAAACTCCACATCACCAAAAGTGAAATCAACGGCCTCCCGATGCGCCAATACCAGGGACCGATTGACCTTATTTCCACAGCAGAAGATACAAAACGGGCTGCAGAAGAACTGCAAAAAGAAACACTGCTTGGTTTCGACACCGAAACCCGCCCGGCCTTTCGGCGAGGAGAAAGCTATCAACCCTCTCTCCTGCAACTGGCCACGGCCGAAAAGGCCTACCTCTTCCAGCTCCAACAAACCGGTTTGACCGCCGAAATCCGGTCCATTCTGTCAAACGAACGCATTGTCAAAGCCGGCGTCTCCATCCGTGACGACCTTAAAGAACTGAGAAAACTCTCAGAATTTGCCCCGGCCAGCTTTATCGAACTGGCTCACTCCGCAAAAAAAGCCGGAATTAAAAACCTCGGCCTGCGCGGCATGGGCGCTTTGCTGCTCGGCTTTCGCATCTCAAAAAAGGAGCAGGTCTCCAACTGGGCCCGGCGGGAACTGAGCCCTTCGCAAATCACCTATGCCGCCACCGACGCGTGGCTCGGACGCGAAATCTACCTGCACCTCGACCGCCACGGCCTCATCCTCCAACCCTGCGAAGAGCCATTTTAG
- a CDS encoding TPM domain-containing protein, which yields MKKLKLIFTVLTFAAAALSANASDQLLNSLQPRGLVNDYANIISASEERQLLSMLTEVRQKTGAELTVVTLPSLDGGEIDDFTNRLFERWGVGQKGKDNGLMFLAAMQDRKMRIEVGYGLEGAIPDATAGRIRTEIITPHFKAGNPGAGILRGMAALSQRVAAEYGVSLTGAAPVQYQRTSNRRGNPLFMIIFLIFFIPFAIRHPFLAMMLLSGGRGGGYRSGGGGGFGGGGGFGGGMSGGGGSSGGW from the coding sequence ATGAAAAAACTCAAATTAATTTTTACCGTTCTGACTTTTGCGGCGGCTGCTCTGTCTGCCAATGCATCCGACCAACTGCTGAATTCTCTGCAGCCTCGCGGGCTGGTGAATGACTATGCCAATATCATTTCGGCATCTGAAGAACGACAGCTTCTATCCATGCTGACCGAAGTCCGGCAGAAAACCGGTGCGGAGCTGACGGTTGTCACCCTGCCGTCACTCGATGGCGGAGAAATTGATGACTTCACCAATCGGCTGTTTGAACGCTGGGGTGTCGGGCAAAAAGGCAAAGACAACGGCCTGATGTTTCTGGCGGCCATGCAGGACCGCAAAATGCGCATTGAAGTCGGTTACGGCCTCGAAGGCGCCATTCCCGATGCAACCGCGGGACGCATCCGCACAGAGATTATCACTCCGCACTTCAAAGCGGGCAACCCGGGAGCCGGCATCCTGCGGGGAATGGCCGCGCTGTCGCAGCGAGTCGCCGCCGAATACGGTGTATCACTGACCGGGGCCGCGCCGGTTCAATATCAGCGAACCTCCAATCGACGCGGCAATCCGCTGTTCATGATTATCTTCCTGATTTTCTTTATCCCGTTCGCAATTCGCCATCCGTTTCTGGCCATGATGCTGCTCAGCGGCGGCCGGGGCGGCGGTTACCGCTCGGGCGGTGGAGGCGGCTTCGGTGGAGGCGGCGGATTTGGCGGAGGCATGTCCGGCGGCGGCGGCTCCAGCGGCGGATGGTAA
- a CDS encoding nucleotidyltransferase domain-containing protein: protein MEMKPEKLTQELEKACGTKLKSVILYGSAAAGDHAGKKSDYNVLVVVDELGIDTLNALAKPASAWAQAGNPAPLLFTEDRLTKATDVFPIELLDITECHKVLFGSDAVQGLEISTENLRLQIEHELRGALIRLRQSYLLTQGKTKAVAELMTGSLSTFLVLFRAALRLFEETVPQKKFQALEKLAGHLTFDASVFQTVQALKEGSRKAKDVDVPELFNNYLKTVECVIDAVDAHIQKENA from the coding sequence ATGGAAATGAAACCTGAAAAACTGACTCAGGAACTGGAAAAGGCCTGCGGAACAAAACTGAAATCGGTGATTCTATACGGTTCAGCTGCTGCGGGCGATCACGCCGGAAAGAAATCGGACTACAACGTCCTCGTCGTTGTCGACGAGCTCGGCATTGACACCCTCAATGCACTGGCAAAACCTGCGTCCGCCTGGGCTCAGGCCGGGAACCCGGCGCCCCTGCTCTTCACCGAAGACCGGCTGACAAAAGCAACCGACGTCTTCCCGATCGAGCTGCTCGACATCACCGAATGCCACAAAGTACTTTTCGGAAGCGATGCCGTCCAGGGATTGGAAATCAGCACAGAAAACCTGCGCCTGCAGATCGAACACGAGCTGCGCGGCGCACTGATCCGCCTTCGTCAAAGCTATCTGCTGACACAGGGCAAAACCAAAGCAGTCGCTGAGCTGATGACTGGATCACTCTCAACCTTCCTCGTACTCTTCCGCGCCGCGCTTCGACTCTTCGAAGAAACCGTGCCGCAGAAAAAGTTCCAGGCATTGGAAAAACTGGCAGGGCACCTGACCTTTGATGCATCCGTTTTCCAGACCGTACAGGCGCTCAAAGAAGGATCAAGAAAGGCAAAAGATGTCGATGTGCCTGAGCTGTTTAACAATTATTTAAAAACCGTCGAGTGCGTCATTGACGCCGTTGACGCACACATCCAGAAGGAGAATGCATAA
- a CDS encoding LemA family protein translates to MKKTLLIVGIIVLILVVIPLMMVKGNYNRFVGLQEGVDAQWANVETVLQRRFDLIPNLVNTVKGFAAQEKEVFTKVTELRSQWAAAGTPNEKVEVANQMQGALGRLMLVAENYPELKSNQNFLALQEELAGTENRISVERRRYNDSVRSYNTAIRKFPGVIIANMFGFDKRTPFEASPEAVNTVPAVSF, encoded by the coding sequence ATGAAAAAAACACTGCTTATCGTTGGAATTATCGTCCTGATTCTAGTGGTCATCCCGCTGATGATGGTCAAAGGAAACTACAACCGGTTCGTCGGCCTTCAGGAAGGGGTGGATGCTCAGTGGGCCAATGTGGAAACCGTTCTTCAGCGCCGCTTCGACCTGATCCCGAACCTGGTCAATACCGTTAAAGGCTTTGCCGCACAGGAAAAAGAGGTTTTCACCAAAGTCACCGAACTGCGCAGCCAGTGGGCAGCAGCCGGCACCCCGAACGAAAAGGTTGAAGTCGCCAACCAGATGCAGGGCGCTCTCGGCCGCCTGATGCTGGTGGCGGAAAACTATCCGGAGCTGAAATCCAACCAGAACTTCCTCGCCCTCCAGGAAGAACTGGCCGGAACCGAAAACCGGATCTCCGTTGAACGCCGCCGCTACAACGACAGCGTCCGCAGCTACAACACCGCCATCCGCAAGTTTCCGGGCGTGATTATCGCCAATATGTTCGGCTTCGACAAACGCACCCCGTTTGAAGCCTCACCGGAAGCAGTCAATACCGTCCCCGCTGTTTCATTCTGA
- the glgB gene encoding 1,4-alpha-glucan branching protein GlgB produces the protein MEKRPKLTDFDLFLHGQGTHYRAYEKLGAHPLEENGEHGVYFSVWAPNAENVSVIGSFNNWEAWIHEMKRIENSGVWERFIPGAKVGDQYKFEIKGPNGFWAQKADPYAFETELRPRTASVVCDLSGYEWNDGAWLEKRAQTNWHKSPVSIYELHPGSWKRMPEEGNRWLTYRELADQLVPYVKEMGHTHIELLPITEHPYDGSWGYQATGYYAPTSRFGFPADFRYFVDCCHQVGLGVILDWVPAHFPKDAHGLGYFDGTHLYEHSDPRQGEHMDWGTLIPNYGRHEVSGFLLSSAVFWAEEYHLDGLRVDAVASMLYLDYSRNEGQWIPNRYGGRENLEAIEFLKHFNSLIHSQYPGFLTFAEESTAFPQVSHPLDQGGLGFDFKWNMGWMNDTLTYFSKDPIHRKYHQGDLTFSMIYAFTENFILPFSHDEVVHGKASMLDKMPGDMWQKFANMRLLYTYMFTHPGKKLLFMGCEIGQWKEWDSENSLDWNLLEYEPHQKLQRLLKILNRLYISEPALYGIESSWEGFDWIDFQDAESSVVSYLRKGENPEDVMAVVLNLTPTPRPGYRIGLPVAGNWELILNTDSYECGGSDAGPEEGSVYDAHHLPWHGKEFSLQFDLPPLGALVLKLKNS, from the coding sequence ATGGAAAAAAGACCTAAGCTCACCGATTTCGACCTGTTTCTGCATGGACAGGGAACTCACTACCGCGCCTACGAAAAACTCGGGGCGCATCCTCTGGAGGAAAACGGCGAGCACGGGGTCTATTTTTCGGTCTGGGCGCCGAACGCCGAGAACGTCAGCGTCATCGGCTCGTTTAACAACTGGGAGGCGTGGATTCATGAGATGAAGCGCATTGAAAACTCCGGTGTCTGGGAGCGTTTTATTCCCGGCGCTAAAGTGGGTGACCAGTATAAATTTGAGATCAAGGGTCCAAACGGCTTCTGGGCGCAGAAAGCCGATCCGTATGCGTTTGAAACAGAGCTGCGTCCGCGCACGGCATCCGTTGTCTGCGATCTGTCCGGCTATGAGTGGAATGACGGTGCGTGGCTGGAAAAACGGGCGCAGACCAATTGGCATAAGAGTCCGGTCAGCATTTATGAACTGCACCCGGGTTCATGGAAACGGATGCCGGAAGAAGGCAATCGCTGGCTCACCTATCGTGAGCTGGCTGATCAGCTGGTTCCGTATGTAAAAGAGATGGGGCACACGCACATTGAGCTGCTGCCGATCACAGAGCATCCCTATGACGGATCGTGGGGGTATCAGGCCACCGGTTATTACGCACCCACCTCCCGCTTCGGTTTTCCCGCCGATTTCCGGTATTTTGTCGATTGCTGCCATCAGGTTGGACTCGGCGTGATTCTCGACTGGGTTCCCGCCCATTTCCCGAAAGATGCCCACGGCCTCGGCTACTTCGACGGCACGCATCTGTATGAGCACTCCGATCCGCGTCAGGGCGAGCACATGGACTGGGGAACGCTGATTCCCAACTACGGCCGCCACGAGGTCAGCGGGTTTCTGCTTTCGTCCGCAGTATTCTGGGCGGAGGAATATCATCTGGACGGCCTGCGTGTTGATGCCGTTGCCAGCATGCTTTATCTCGACTACTCACGAAATGAAGGCCAGTGGATTCCCAATAGATATGGCGGGCGTGAAAACCTCGAAGCCATTGAGTTCCTGAAGCATTTTAACAGTCTTATCCATAGCCAGTATCCCGGCTTTCTGACGTTTGCGGAAGAATCCACCGCATTTCCTCAGGTGTCGCATCCGCTGGATCAGGGCGGGCTCGGCTTTGACTTTAAGTGGAACATGGGCTGGATGAACGATACACTCACCTATTTCAGCAAGGACCCAATCCACCGTAAATACCATCAGGGCGATCTGACCTTCTCGATGATCTATGCGTTCACCGAGAACTTTATTCTGCCGTTTTCGCACGATGAGGTGGTTCATGGAAAAGCTTCCATGCTCGACAAAATGCCCGGTGATATGTGGCAGAAGTTCGCCAACATGCGACTGCTTTACACCTACATGTTCACGCATCCCGGTAAAAAATTGCTCTTCATGGGCTGTGAAATCGGGCAGTGGAAAGAGTGGGACAGCGAAAACAGCCTCGACTGGAATCTGCTCGAGTACGAGCCGCATCAGAAGCTGCAGCGCCTCCTTAAGATCCTGAACCGGCTCTACATATCGGAGCCTGCGCTTTACGGTATTGAATCCTCCTGGGAAGGATTCGACTGGATCGACTTCCAGGATGCGGAAAGTTCGGTCGTCTCTTATCTGCGCAAAGGTGAGAACCCGGAGGATGTGATGGCCGTTGTGCTGAATCTGACGCCGACGCCGCGCCCCGGCTACCGGATCGGTCTTCCCGTTGCCGGGAACTGGGAACTGATCCTCAACACCGACTCCTACGAGTGCGGCGGCTCCGATGCCGGGCCGGAAGAAGGATCCGTGTATGACGCTCATCATCTTCCGTGGCACGGCAAGGAGTTTTCTCTTCAGTTCGATCTTCCGCCGCTCGGAGCGTTGGTGCTGAAGCTCAAAAATTCCTGA
- a CDS encoding amidophosphoribosyltransferase: MSDWIGHECGIAAIRLLKPFEYYIEKYGSPYFAINRLYLLMEKQHNRGQDGCGAAVIKTDVEPGRPIIFRARSADKNPIQQVHQHMLGSLAEAFDENPDGINDPAWIKKHAKFAGELLLGHLRYGTRGQGGLNYCHPFLRQSNWLSRNLVLAGNFNLTNNDQLFETLVELGQHPRSEKDTVMVLEKIGHFLDEENDRLFRQFRKEGISRMEITQKIAENLDLLSILKRSVKNFDGGYTMAGMIGNGDMFVMRDACGIRPGFFYRDDEFVVVASERPAIQTAFNVPIDAVEEIKPGHALIIRKTGEVLHEQISEVKTVAPCSFERIYFSRGTDRDIYNERKQLGRQLTERVLKAVDYDLDHTVFSYIPNTADAAFYGLIEGTKTYVAERAQHHILAKRDLSPERIAELVNYQPRMEKIMTKDAKLRTFITADADRTELVSMVYDTTYGIVRPEDTLVALDDSIVRGTTLRESILRILDRLRPRKIVIVSSAPEIRYPDCYGIDMSKLKDFVAFQAAIALVKETGREALLTEIYEKCKASMELPREEVVNEVKVLFKLFKPREVEAKIAEILRPPDLNAEFEVIYQSIEGLHAACPNHKGDWYFTGNYPTPGGNRVANRSFINFMEDNDARAY; the protein is encoded by the coding sequence ATGAGTGACTGGATCGGCCATGAATGCGGCATTGCCGCAATCCGGCTTTTGAAGCCGTTTGAGTATTATATCGAAAAATACGGATCGCCGTATTTTGCAATTAATCGCCTCTACCTGCTGATGGAAAAGCAGCATAACCGGGGGCAGGACGGCTGCGGCGCAGCGGTCATTAAAACCGATGTGGAACCGGGCCGGCCGATTATTTTCCGTGCGCGTTCGGCAGATAAAAACCCGATTCAGCAGGTGCATCAGCACATGCTCGGATCGCTTGCGGAAGCTTTTGACGAAAACCCGGACGGAATCAATGATCCGGCGTGGATCAAAAAGCACGCCAAGTTTGCCGGGGAACTGCTGCTCGGCCATCTGCGCTACGGAACCCGCGGGCAGGGCGGGCTCAACTATTGCCATCCGTTTCTCCGCCAGAGCAACTGGCTCAGCCGCAATCTGGTACTGGCCGGGAACTTTAACCTGACCAACAACGATCAGCTTTTCGAAACGCTGGTGGAACTGGGACAGCATCCGCGCAGTGAAAAAGATACGGTGATGGTGCTGGAGAAAATCGGCCATTTTCTCGATGAAGAAAACGATCGGCTGTTCCGCCAGTTCCGCAAGGAAGGGATCTCCCGGATGGAGATCACGCAGAAAATCGCCGAAAATCTTGATTTGCTGAGCATTCTGAAACGTTCGGTCAAAAATTTTGATGGTGGTTACACAATGGCGGGCATGATCGGCAACGGCGATATGTTCGTGATGCGCGATGCCTGTGGAATTCGTCCCGGATTCTTCTATCGCGATGACGAGTTTGTCGTCGTAGCCTCCGAACGTCCGGCGATCCAGACAGCGTTTAATGTTCCGATTGATGCAGTGGAGGAAATCAAGCCCGGTCATGCACTGATTATCCGCAAAACCGGCGAAGTCCTGCATGAGCAGATTTCTGAAGTCAAGACCGTGGCTCCGTGTTCGTTTGAGCGTATTTATTTCTCGCGCGGAACCGATCGCGATATCTACAACGAGCGCAAGCAGCTCGGGCGCCAGCTGACCGAGCGCGTGCTCAAAGCGGTCGACTACGATTTGGACCACACGGTCTTTTCATACATTCCCAACACGGCTGATGCCGCGTTCTACGGACTGATTGAAGGAACCAAGACCTATGTGGCCGAGCGTGCCCAGCACCATATTCTGGCCAAGCGGGATCTTTCGCCGGAACGGATTGCCGAGTTGGTCAACTATCAGCCGCGCATGGAAAAAATCATGACCAAGGATGCGAAGCTTCGCACGTTCATTACCGCGGATGCGGATCGCACCGAGCTGGTTTCGATGGTGTACGACACCACCTATGGGATTGTTCGGCCTGAAGATACGTTGGTGGCGCTCGACGACTCCATTGTCCGCGGCACCACCCTGCGCGAAAGCATCCTGCGCATTCTGGACCGTCTGCGGCCCAGAAAAATCGTGATTGTTTCGTCCGCTCCGGAAATTCGTTATCCTGATTGCTACGGGATTGATATGTCCAAACTGAAGGACTTTGTGGCATTCCAGGCAGCGATTGCTTTGGTTAAAGAAACCGGCCGGGAAGCGCTTCTGACGGAAATTTACGAGAAATGTAAAGCCTCTATGGAGCTGCCGCGCGAAGAGGTTGTGAATGAAGTGAAGGTTTTGTTCAAGCTGTTTAAGCCGCGTGAAGTGGAAGCGAAAATTGCTGAGATTCTGCGCCCGCCGGACCTGAATGCAGAGTTTGAGGTGATCTACCAGAGCATTGAAGGTCTGCATGCTGCCTGCCCGAATCATAAAGGCGACTGGTACTTTACCGGTAACTATCCCACTCCGGGCGGAAACCGCGTGGCGAACCGTTCTTTCATCAATTTTATGGAAGACAACGACGCCCGGGCCTACTGA